The Hemicordylus capensis ecotype Gifberg chromosome 6, rHemCap1.1.pri, whole genome shotgun sequence genome window below encodes:
- the FZD2 gene encoding frizzled-2: MRLAKASLALFLPLLLGSCWAQFHGEKGISIPDHGFCQPISIPLCTDIAYNQTIMPNLLGHTSQEDAGLEVHQFYPLVKVQCSPELKFFLCSMYAPVCTVLEQAIPPCRSICERARQGCEALMNKFGFQWPERLRCENFPRHGAEQICVGQNHSEEGGSPALITSATPIAGQGTAGPPRYATLDHPFHCPRALKVPSYLNYKFLGEKDCAAPCEPSRLEGYMFFNQEEIRFARIWILIWSVLCCASTFFTVTTYLVDMQRFRYPERPIIFLSGCYTMVSVAYIAGFVLEERVVCNERFQDDGFRTVVQGTKKEGCTILFMMLYFFSMASSIWWVILSLTWFLAAGMKWGHEAIEANSQYFHLAAWAVPAVKTITILAMGQIDGDLLSGVCFVGLNNIDPLRGFVLAPLFVYLFIGTSFLLAGFVSLFRIRTIMKHGGTKTEKLERLMVRIGVFSVLYTVPATIVIACYFYEQAFREHWERSWISQNCKSLAIPCPLQYTPRMTPDFTVYMIKYLMTLIVGITSGFWIWSGKTLHSWRKFYTRLTNSKHGETTV; the protein is encoded by the coding sequence ATGCGCCTCGCCAAAGCGTCCTTGGCCCTCTTCCTGCCGCTGCTTCTGGGATCTTGCTGGGCCCAGTTCCACGGGGAGAAGGGCATCTCCATCCCCGACCATGGCTTCTGTCAGCCCATCTCTATCCCGCTCTGTACCGACATTGCCTACAACCAGACCATCATGCCAAACTTGTTGGGACACACCAGCCAAGAGGATGCTGGCTTGGAGGTCCACCAGTTCTACCCTCTGGTGAAGGTCCAGTGCTCCCCAGAGCTCAAGTTCTTCCTGTGCTCTATGTATGCCCCAGTGTGCACCGTCCTTGAGCAGGCCATTCCGCCGTGTCGCTCCATCTGTGAGCGGGCACGCCAGGGCTGCGAAGCCCTCATGAACAAATTTGGCTTCCAGTGGCCTGAGCGACTCCGCTGTGAGAACTTTCCCCGCCATGGGGCGGAGCAGATCTGTGTGGGGCAGAACCACTCGGAAGAAGGGGGCTCGCCAGCACTGATCACGAGTGCCACCCCCATTGCCGGGCAGGGTACAGCAGGACCACCGCGCTATGCCACCCTCGATCACCCTTTCCACTGCCCACGAGCCCTCAAGGTGCCCAGCTACCTGAACTACAAGTTCCTTGGGGAAAAGGACTGTGCTGCGCCTTGTGAACCTTCCAGGCTGGAAGGGTACATGTTCTTCAACCAGGAGGAGATCCGTTTTGCTCGTATCTGGATTCTCATCTGGTCCGTCCTGTGCTGTGCCTCCACTTTCTTCACAGTCACCACCTACCTGGTGGACATGCAGCGCTTCCGCTACCCAGAACGGCCCATCATCTTCCTCTCGGGCTGCTACACCATGGTCTCAGTGGCCTACATTGCAGGCTTTGTGCTGGAGGAACGTGTGGTGTGCAATGAGCGTTTCCAAGATGATGGCTTCCGGACAGTGGTGCAGGGCACCAAGAAGGAAGGCTGCACCATACTCTTCATGATGCTCTACTTCTTCAGTATGGCCAGCTCCATCTGGTGGGTCATCTTGTCCCTCACATGGTTCCTTGCTGCTGGCATGAAGTGGGGCCACGAAGCCATTGAGGCTAATTCACAGTACTTCCACTTGGCCGCTTGGGCTGTGCCAGCAGTCAAGACCATCACCATCCTGGCTATGGGGCAGATCGATGGCGACCTTCTCAGTGGGGTCTGCTTTGTGGGGCTCAACAACATCGACCCACTTCGGGGCTTTGTTTTGGCCCCACTCTTCGTCTACCTCTTCATCGGCACCTCCTTTCTGTTGGCGGGCTTTGTGTCGCTTTTCCGCATCCGTACCATCATGAAACATGGTGGCACCAAGACAGAAAAGCTGGAGCGCCTGATGGTGCGCATTGGAGTTTTCAGTGTCCTCTACACGGTGCCAGCCACCATTGTCATTGCCTGCTACTTCTATGAACAGGCCTTTCGCGAGCACTGGGAAAGGAGCTGGATTAGCCAAAATTGCAAGAGTTTGGCCATCCCTTGCCCGCTTCAGTACACCCCACGTATGACGCCTGATTTCACAGTCTACATGATCAAGTATCTCATGACTCTCATTGTGGGCATCACCTCAGGCTTCTGGATCTGGTCTGGGAAAACCCTTCACTCCTGGAGGAAATTCTATACCAGGCTAACTAACAGCAAACATGGGGAGACTACCGTTTGA